From the genome of Kiritimatiellia bacterium:
ATGAATATGCCGTGCGGTCTTTTTGATTTGTTCATCCCGCCTTGTGCTTTTCTTTCGCGGCCACGCCGTAAAAAACGCGGTAAGAGGCGTAGACTCCGTTGGCGCTTTTATAATTTTCGGCGTAATCGGCGATGAGCCGTGAAATTTCCGAGCGGTTCAGGAGCAAATGCCGTTGTGGAATATTTCCGCCGGTCAAGCCCTGGTCATGCAATTGTTTCAGCATTTTTTCGGCCGAGGGGTATTCCTGGCGGATTGTTTCGGTTTTTATCCGGCGTATCGCCAGGCCGGCGCCGGTCAGCGCTTTTTTAATTTCATCCCGTTCCGGCATGGTGACCCGCGGCGGTTTCAGGGGCGCGATTTTCTGCCGGCAGGCGTTCAACTCTCCGAGCGTGCCGTCCAGCATCACGGCGAACGCCAGCCGGCCTTTCGGCGCAAGCATGTCGCCGAGTTTCAGGATGATCGTTTCAATCGGCGCAATCCAGTGCAGGGCGCAATTGCTGATAATCAGCGGATATTTTCTGTCTTCGGGCAGACGGACGGCGTCGGCAATGATCCAGTTGATCATTTTATTCCTGACCAGGTAGCCGCGCGCCTTGGCCGCCATGGCGGACGAAACGTCCACCGCGTCAATCAGGGCCGAGGAAAAGGTGTCGGCCAATATCGCCGTCAAAACTCCGGTGCCGCAGCCGATTTCAAGGATACGCTCCGGCGCGCGGAGCGGCGGCGGTTCAGTTGCGGAAGCGAGCAGGCTCATTAATTTTTCCGCGGTTACGCGCTGGATGCTTGCGAGGGGGTGATAGGTTGGGGCCGCGGCCGAAAACCGCGCCGCCACTCCTTCAGTTTCGTTCGGGGCCGACGGGCATTGCCGCGCCCCTAAATGCCGCAAGGCTTTTTCGTTTTCCTGTTTAGATGGTTCCATGGCAATCTGCGGCAGTTGTGCGAATAAAAATTTATGCGCAAAATCCCGGCCGTCTTCCGCATTTTTCCAGAAATTCCATGATATCCCCGGCAATGGCCCGTGGGTTTTGCCAGGGCAGGCCATGGCCGCAATTCTCATAAACGTTGATTTCCGAAGCCGGCAGAATATTTTTCAGGGCCAGTCCGGCATCAACGGGCATGATGGCGTCGTGCCGCCCGTGAAGCACCAGCGCCGGGATGTTTATTTGTGCCGCCGCGCTTCGCAAATCCGTTTCTGCAAGATATTCCAGGCCGGCCGATAATTCAAGCGGATTCATGGCGCAGGCCCTTTCAATTTTCAAGGCGATGGATTCCAGGCCTGCCGTTGCGCGGTTTTTAATCCCGAGCCCCTGGATTTTTTCTTCAAAGTTGCACGCGGCTTTCTGGAAAAAATCCGTGAAAACGCGGCGCGGGTTGCGCTTTAACATGGCGGACATGGCGCGCAAAGCGCCGGCGGATACTCCCGCGGTCCAGTTCTCGTTCGCGAGGAATTTCGCCGTTGTTGAAATCAGGATCAGGCCGTCCGCAATTTCCGGCCGCCAGGCTGCCGTTTCCAGGGCGATCATTCCGCCCAGCGACCAGCCGGCCAGAAAAACTTTTCCGCCGTTTTTTTCAATCAATTGCGCAAGTCCCCGCGCATAAGCGCTTGGCGCGCGGCCCGCCGCCGCGGGGCTCCACAAGTCGCCGGTGGCGGCGACTGAAACCTCAACGGCGTTTTCCAGGCATTGGCGCAGGTTTTCCATGGCGGAAGAATCATGCGCCCAGCCGGAAATCAGAATCAAACGGGGACGGGGGGTCATAATAAATCCGCCTGACCGGTAAAGGATGTTTTTTCTACAAGCGTTGTTGCTGGCTGATACCATAGCATTCAAAGCATTTTATTCAACGGATTTTTTGGAATTTATATTGACTTTCTAATTGTTTTCTAATAGTCTGGAATTCAAATCTGGGGTTAAGTCTATGCTCACAAAAAAACAAAAAAACGTTTTGAATTTCATTAAGAAGTATAAAATCAGAAAAGAATATGCGCCTTCCCTGGACGAAATACGGAAGCATTTCAGGCTGGCTTCCGTTTCTACAGCCCATTATTACGTTTCACGGCTTCATGATTTGAAATATTTAAGCAAAAAGAACAAGAAACCACGCGCGATATTCGTGCCGGTAAAAGAACGGTTGGTTAATATTCCGCTTTTAGGATTGATAGCCGCCGGACAACCTCTTGAAGCCATACAAAACAGAGACACAATCGCGGTAGCGCAAAGCAAACTCCCCTCGTCCGGCGAGTTTTTTGCGCTGCGGGTTGTCGGCAACAGTATGATCGATGAAAATATAAATGATGGGGATATAGTTTTGGTCAAAAAACAAAACACGGCGCATAATGGGCAAAAAGTCGTAGCATTAATAGATAATTACGAGGCAACCCTTAAAACATATTATAAAGACAGGGGATCTGTAAAATTAATTCCGGCCAATAAAAACATAGCGCCGATAATTGTTAAAAAAGACAGAAACATTTCCATTCAAGGGGTCGTAATTGATGTGCTAGACAATAACGAGAAACTACGCGCGGCCGACATTGCAACGGCCGAGAATATCACAAGAAACGCGAAGCTTCCGCTTGATAAAATCATTTCAGGCGATGCTGTTCAAGAATTAAGAAAACTTCCGGGTAACAGTTGTGATATAATTATTATTGATCCTCCTTATAACATTGGCAAAGATTTCGGTAACAATATTGATAAAAGGGAATTATGCGAATACGTCTCGTGGGGTAAAAGCTGGATCAATGAAGCTATAAGAATAATAAAACCAACCGGGACAATTTATGTCTATGGATTCAGCGAAATTTTGGCGCATTTGTCCGTGGAAATGCCAATTAATAAAAGATGGCTTATCTGGCATTACACTAATAAAAATGTCGCCTCGTTGCATTTTTGGCAAAGAAGCCATGAGGCGATTATTTGCGCCTGGAAAGGCAAACCCCTTTTCAACAGGGATGAGGTGAGAGAGCCTTATACGGAAGGGTTTTTAAACGGTGCGGCCGGTAAAACAAGAAAAGGCACTTTGGGGAGATTCAGCAGGGCAGGCAAGGAAACAGTTTATAATGCTCACGAAAACGGCGCTTTGCCGAGAGATGTCATTAAAATACCGGCGCTTGCCGGAGGGGCGGGAATGATTGAAAGATGGTTTTTATGCAAAACCTGTGATAACGTTTTTCAGCCGCGGAAATTAAGAGAACACTTAAACCACGAAATCATTAAGCATCCAACACAAAAACCGTTGGAATTGACAAAAAGACTGATCAAATCCGCAATGCCGCACAAAGACGGCATTGTTTTAATGCCTTTTGCGGGCAGCGGTTCGGAATGTGTTGTGTCAAAGGAACTCGGACTCTCCTATATCGGGTTTGAAATAAATCCTGACTATATAAGAATTGCCGCAAAATGGCTGGATAATACGAAACGTATTCCGGAATTATTTTAGCGTTTCATCAATTTCTTTCTTTTTGTCTTCAAAAGAACAACGGGTAAAAACCACAAAACCATTGGACAACCGCTTTAATTTTTTGTTGTTGCGGAATCTAAGATAAGGCAATTTATATTCGCCGTTCCGTTTTTTTGGATTTTTAAAATAATCCTCGCTCGGCACGTCATATTTAATGTCTATAAATTTGCCTTTAATCTGTTTTTGGGCTTTTTTACTCTGTCTGACTTCTCTGCTGAAAGAAACTTTTTTGACCTGATAATTTAAAATATATCCGCGATAAGTAACCTGAAAATCAGCCCCACGATGATCAAGTTCTGCCGACATTGCGACGCAATCGTTGCCAAACACTGATTCGGCAACATATCCGGCATGAATTTGGGTGATAATGCTTACCCAAGTGCGATAAATTCTTGCGGGCAACCCGCGATAAAAACATTTCTTACACATAGTTATTTTTCTTCTGAAGCCATCAATGTCGGATTTATACGCATGTAAATATTCCTTATAAAATTCTTCGTATTCCAAAAACCTTTTTTCATCCCAGTATACTTTATAAAGCAGGGCTATCGCCTGTATTTCTTTCGGCAGATCCATCTCAACAATTTTAATGGGCCGGTACTTTTCGCGATAGGTATTTAAGTTTACAGATTCCAGAAAACTTTCAATTTTTTTCGCAGAATTCATAACATCCCTTATTTAATTACCTCAATTTTGCACCGCATAATCCCTCGGCGTAGCCGGCGTCAATGATTTTGTCCGCCGCCTGCTCAAGGTCGGCTTGGGAATGGTCAAGCGTAACCGAGAGCCTGATGCGCGCCGTGCCTTCCGGCACGGTCGGCGGCCGGATGGCCGCGGCCAGGATTCTTTTTTCACGCAAACGCTCCGCCAGGGCCAGCGCTTTTGCATTTTTACCCACGATCAGCGGAATGATCTGGCTGGCCGACTTGCCGGTGTTAAAGCCCGCCTCCCGCAGGCGCCGGCGGAATATTTCCGCGTTTTTCAGCAATTCTCCGCCGAGCGCGGGATTGTTTTCAAGGATATCCAGCGCCTCCTCGGCCGCCCGCGCAATCGCGGGGGGCAGGGCGGTGGAATAAATAAAGCTTCGGGCGCGGTTGACGAGCCAGTCGCGCAGGGGCGCCGCGCAGGCGCTGAAGCCGCCGTAGGCGCCCAGCGCCTTGCTCAATGTGCCCATGGAAATATCAACCTGGTTTTCAAGCTGAAGCTCGCGCACTCTCCCCGCGCCGTTGGGCCCGAAAACGCCGGTGGCGTGCGCTTCGTCAACCAGCAGGAGCGCGCCGTATCGGGCGCAGACCGCCGCAATTTCCTTCAGCGGCGCCAGGTCGCCGTCCATGCTGAAAACCGATTCGGTGACCACCAGGCACTGCGCGGCTGATTTTTCGCCGTCAAGCAGTTTCGCGAGATGGGCGGGGTCATTGTGCTGAAAGCGTTTCAGGGCGGCCCGGCTCAAGATCGCCCCGTCAATCAGGCTGGCGTGCGCAAGGCGGTCGGCGATAACAACCGCATCCCGGCCGGCCAGCGCAGGGATAATGCCGAGGTTTGCCATGTAGCCGCTTCCGAAGACCAGTGCCGCCGGATACCCCTTGAAAGCGGCCAGGCGCCGCTCAAGTTCCGCGTGGCAGGGGAGGGTGCCGGAAACGAGTCGGGAGGAAGCCGCGCTTGCGCCGCAGGATTTAAGCGCGGCGCCGGCCGCCGCGATGATTTTGTCGTTGCGGCTGAAGCCGAGGTAATCGTTGCTTGAAAAATTAAGAGTTTTTCCGGCCTCGTCGTGAAATTTCCCGCCAACGCCCGGGAATTTGCGCAGGGTCCGTTCAAGCCCCATTGATCGCAACTCATTGAGGCCGGCTTCAATCCGGTCATATTTTTTTTTATTAACCGGTTGAGCTGTCATTTCAGACTTCCCATTCAGACGTTCAAATTCAAATGCGCTGAAATAATTTTTAATCCTTTTACGTATTTTTCCTGCAACCCCGCCCCGCCGATTTGTTTGATCCCGCTTCGGCCGATATCCGGCAGGCGTTCGCGCATCAGGGGGACGAGTTCCTTCAGCGGGATAATCGCGCCGAATTGCAGGCCCAGCAGATTCAGAATCTGGCGGTTGGCTTCGGTGACCTCGGACACCACGCCGGGGTTCTGGGCGCTGCTGCAGGTTTTGTCGCGCCCCCAGGCCGAACCGGCCGGGCAGGGCTGCAGTTTTTCGCAGAAAAGGCAGATATCGTCGTAACATTCCACAAATTCAACCGCTATATCCGGATTGTTTTGAATGGACGCTATCACGCGGTTGAAACCGGCGCGGTTGTAACCCTCCTTGTGTCCGCCCTCGCCGAAGAACGCGATGACATAAGTGGGATGATAAGGACGCAGGCGAATCAGGTCGGTTTTTGGTTTATTTTTCATTTTTTACTCCCGGACGGCGTGGTTTTTATTTGCGTTTCGCGATCATCCTGATTTTTTTGTCTATTTCCTCGGCGATGCGCGCCAGGCCCGGCTGGGCGGGCGGGTCTTGTTCCATGACGCCTTCCCGAACGTATTGATCAAAGTGAATCCCGTCCGGGGCGAAATAACCGTTGCATTCTTTGCCCGCGAAAATGGCGGCCAAATCCAGCAGTTCGGCCCCGCTTTGCCGGGCCGCTTCGCGGGTTATTTCCGTGTACTGGTCGTGAATCTGGTTGCCTTCCTCAATTGAGCGGACGTATTGCTTGTCGACGACGTGGCCGGTCAGGCTCCGGCGCGGGGCTGTGATTATGACCGGCACGGCGCCGGCCGCGCGGATTTCCCTGACAAAAGCCATCAGGGTGGAGTGGTATTCCTCCGGCGGAACGCGGAACACGCGGTCCTCGCCTTTTTCTCTCCGCGCGATATGCTGGACCGGCCCCATGGCCCAGATAAAAAACCGAAAGAAGCGCTTTTTGCGCAGAATTTCAAAAATGCGCCCGGCAACCGGCCGCATCTCCAGCCCCATTTTCTGGCGGTCGGCCTCCTCGGAAAGCCAATGGTCGTTCCAGCCGAAATAGAGAGTAACGATATCCGGTTCCAGTCTCCGGCCCATTTTCTGGAACTGG
Proteins encoded in this window:
- the lexA gene encoding transcriptional repressor LexA, which produces MLTKKQKNVLNFIKKYKIRKEYAPSLDEIRKHFRLASVSTAHYYVSRLHDLKYLSKKNKKPRAIFVPVKERLVNIPLLGLIAAGQPLEAIQNRDTIAVAQSKLPSSGEFFALRVVGNSMIDENINDGDIVLVKKQNTAHNGQKVVALIDNYEATLKTYYKDRGSVKLIPANKNIAPIIVKKDRNISIQGVVIDVLDNNEKLRAADIATAENITRNAKLPLDKIISGDAVQELRKLPGNSCDIIIIDPPYNIGKDFGNNIDKRELCEYVSWGKSWINEAIRIIKPTGTIYVYGFSEILAHLSVEMPINKRWLIWHYTNKNVASLHFWQRSHEAIICAWKGKPLFNRDEVREPYTEGFLNGAAGKTRKGTLGRFSRAGKETVYNAHENGALPRDVIKIPALAGGAGMIERWFLCKTCDNVFQPRKLREHLNHEIIKHPTQKPLELTKRLIKSAMPHKDGIVLMPFAGSGSECVVSKELGLSYIGFEINPDYIRIAAKWLDNTKRIPELF
- the bioF gene encoding 8-amino-7-oxononanoate synthase, translating into MTAQPVNKKKYDRIEAGLNELRSMGLERTLRKFPGVGGKFHDEAGKTLNFSSNDYLGFSRNDKIIAAAGAALKSCGASAASSRLVSGTLPCHAELERRLAAFKGYPAALVFGSGYMANLGIIPALAGRDAVVIADRLAHASLIDGAILSRAALKRFQHNDPAHLAKLLDGEKSAAQCLVVTESVFSMDGDLAPLKEIAAVCARYGALLLVDEAHATGVFGPNGAGRVRELQLENQVDISMGTLSKALGAYGGFSACAAPLRDWLVNRARSFIYSTALPPAIARAAEEALDILENNPALGGELLKNAEIFRRRLREAGFNTGKSASQIIPLIVGKNAKALALAERLREKRILAAAIRPPTVPEGTARIRLSVTLDHSQADLEQAADKIIDAGYAEGLCGAKLR
- a CDS encoding DUF1284 domain-containing protein, whose product is MKNKPKTDLIRLRPYHPTYVIAFFGEGGHKEGYNRAGFNRVIASIQNNPDIAVEFVECYDDICLFCEKLQPCPAGSAWGRDKTCSSAQNPGVVSEVTEANRQILNLLGLQFGAIIPLKELVPLMRERLPDIGRSGIKQIGGAGLQEKYVKGLKIISAHLNLNV
- a CDS encoding alpha/beta fold hydrolase encodes the protein MTPRPRLILISGWAHDSSAMENLRQCLENAVEVSVAATGDLWSPAAAGRAPSAYARGLAQLIEKNGGKVFLAGWSLGGMIALETAAWRPEIADGLILISTTAKFLANENWTAGVSAGALRAMSAMLKRNPRRVFTDFFQKAACNFEEKIQGLGIKNRATAGLESIALKIERACAMNPLELSAGLEYLAETDLRSAAAQINIPALVLHGRHDAIMPVDAGLALKNILPASEINVYENCGHGLPWQNPRAIAGDIMEFLEKCGRRPGFCA
- a CDS encoding TaqI family restriction endonuclease; translated protein: MNSAKKIESFLESVNLNTYREKYRPIKIVEMDLPKEIQAIALLYKVYWDEKRFLEYEEFYKEYLHAYKSDIDGFRRKITMCKKCFYRGLPARIYRTWVSIITQIHAGYVAESVFGNDCVAMSAELDHRGADFQVTYRGYILNYQVKKVSFSREVRQSKKAQKQIKGKFIDIKYDVPSEDYFKNPKKRNGEYKLPYLRFRNNKKLKRLSNGFVVFTRCSFEDKKKEIDETLK
- a CDS encoding methyltransferase domain-containing protein → MEPSKQENEKALRHLGARQCPSAPNETEGVAARFSAAAPTYHPLASIQRVTAEKLMSLLASATEPPPLRAPERILEIGCGTGVLTAILADTFSSALIDAVDVSSAMAAKARGYLVRNKMINWIIADAVRLPEDRKYPLIISNCALHWIAPIETIILKLGDMLAPKGRLAFAVMLDGTLGELNACRQKIAPLKPPRVTMPERDEIKKALTGAGLAIRRIKTETIRQEYPSAEKMLKQLHDQGLTGGNIPQRHLLLNRSEISRLIADYAENYKSANGVYASYRVFYGVAAKEKHKAG